From Zavarzinella sp., one genomic window encodes:
- a CDS encoding altronate dehydratase family protein — protein MAAIPLSKVAIHLRPNDNIAIATTTVGPDQDLLFHQATVRVSKPIRMGHKFAIQPIKEGDAIYKYGQIIGFAGANIAPGEHVHTHNVVLGKFERDYAYSTEVPPPPPHADEKTFMGYDRGADLPDYRRYGTRNYLAIISTVNCSATSSKYIAERIRQSGILDQYPNVDGIVPIVHKHGCGMAYDGEDHKQLDRTLAGFARHANVGAYILVGLGCETGQAMHLIQGENLIQLGQPSVKPLTITIQESGGIPKTIEAGVKAIAEMLPRLNDVKRVQLPAKHIILGTNCGGSDGNSGVTANPALGVASDMIVQQGGISILGETTEIYGAEHLLTRRAVSKEVGEKLVERIKWWEWYTSIFGVEINNNPSVGNKEGGLTTIYEKSLGAVAKGGSTALVDVVRYAEPVTKKGFVVMDTPGYDPVSMTGIAAGGANVLVFTTGRGSVFGCKPVPSIKVATNTPLYTHMLDDMDVDAGVILQGTPVETVGRQIFDLILDVASGKKTKSEINGVGEEEFAPWHVGPTL, from the coding sequence ATGGCTGCGATTCCACTCTCCAAAGTTGCGATTCATTTACGACCGAACGATAACATTGCCATTGCCACGACTACCGTAGGGCCAGACCAGGATCTGTTGTTCCACCAGGCCACCGTGCGAGTAAGCAAGCCGATCCGCATGGGGCATAAATTTGCCATCCAACCGATCAAGGAAGGCGATGCAATTTACAAATATGGCCAGATCATAGGCTTTGCCGGTGCCAACATTGCACCTGGGGAGCATGTCCATACCCACAACGTGGTGCTGGGCAAGTTTGAACGCGACTACGCTTACAGTACCGAAGTTCCCCCCCCACCTCCCCATGCAGATGAGAAAACCTTCATGGGTTACGACCGTGGTGCCGACTTGCCAGATTATCGGCGTTACGGAACTCGCAATTACCTGGCGATCATCAGCACCGTAAATTGTTCGGCCACATCGTCGAAATACATTGCTGAACGGATTCGCCAGTCGGGCATTCTGGATCAGTATCCCAATGTAGATGGTATTGTGCCGATCGTCCATAAGCATGGCTGTGGCATGGCTTATGATGGCGAAGACCACAAGCAATTAGACCGCACTCTGGCTGGTTTTGCCCGCCATGCCAACGTGGGTGCGTACATTCTGGTTGGCCTGGGCTGCGAAACTGGTCAGGCGATGCACCTGATTCAGGGAGAAAACCTGATTCAACTGGGACAGCCCTCCGTCAAGCCACTGACAATTACCATTCAGGAATCAGGTGGCATTCCCAAGACAATTGAGGCGGGAGTAAAGGCGATTGCTGAAATGCTCCCACGGTTAAATGATGTGAAACGGGTGCAACTGCCCGCTAAGCACATTATTCTGGGTACCAACTGTGGTGGTTCGGATGGAAACAGCGGCGTGACAGCTAATCCTGCATTAGGCGTAGCCAGCGACATGATTGTGCAGCAGGGTGGCATCAGCATTCTGGGCGAAACCACCGAAATTTACGGCGCAGAGCATTTACTGACCCGCCGTGCAGTCAGCAAGGAAGTGGGTGAGAAACTGGTGGAACGGATTAAATGGTGGGAGTGGTATACCAGCATTTTCGGCGTAGAAATCAACAACAATCCTTCTGTGGGCAATAAAGAAGGAGGCTTGACCACGATTTATGAGAAATCGTTAGGTGCGGTTGCCAAGGGGGGCAGCACCGCACTGGTTGATGTGGTGCGATATGCAGAACCGGTTACCAAAAAAGGCTTTGTGGTGATGGATACCCCCGGCTACGATCCAGTCAGTATGACAGGAATTGCCGCAGGTGGGGCAAATGTGCTGGTCTTTACCACAGGCCGCGGATCGGTATTCGGCTGTAAGCCCGTGCCATCGATAAAAGTGGCTACCAACACCCCACTTTACACCCATATGCTGGACGATATGGATGTGGATGCTGGGGTGATTTTGCAGGGCACTCCTGTAGAAACAGTGGGAAGACAGATTTTTGATCTGATTCTGGATGTTGCATCAGGCAAAAAAACCAAAAGTGAAATCAACGGCGTGGGAGAAGAAGAATTCGCACCTTGGCACGTGGGCCCGACTTTGTAA
- a CDS encoding ComEA family DNA-binding protein, with translation MMDNTPLTPRSPITPDESSTQQSIIRRPHGWCVAGGFALSALLFFTYVDLHSFRPSEIVQHPKLELDLNRATHAELVQLPGISDRLAKEVLSYRDQRGGFQQVNDLKNIYGIGDRTVAKISPHVVVNPLADPTTDEGKLAEESVPDLLIRKPPELPQQAIPTKPKAAANRNHINVNTATMTELDTLPGIGPVLAKAIVDARQEKPFTQLEDLRRVRGIGVARLAQLKNHVCFE, from the coding sequence ATGATGGATAATACCCCACTCACGCCGCGGTCACCAATTACACCAGACGAGTCGTCGACTCAACAGTCAATCATCCGACGACCGCACGGCTGGTGCGTGGCAGGTGGGTTTGCTTTAAGTGCTTTGCTTTTCTTTACTTACGTCGATTTGCACTCTTTCCGCCCTTCAGAGATTGTCCAGCACCCCAAACTGGAGCTTGATTTAAATCGGGCAACCCACGCAGAACTGGTTCAATTACCTGGGATTTCAGACCGTCTGGCGAAAGAGGTGCTCTCTTATCGCGATCAACGGGGTGGTTTTCAGCAAGTAAATGATTTGAAGAACATCTATGGGATCGGGGATCGCACGGTTGCGAAAATCTCACCCCACGTTGTTGTGAATCCGCTGGCGGACCCAACCACTGATGAGGGAAAATTGGCAGAGGAATCAGTGCCTGACCTTTTGATCAGGAAACCACCTGAACTTCCACAACAAGCAATTCCTACTAAACCGAAAGCAGCCGCGAATCGGAATCACATCAATGTGAATACAGCTACTATGACAGAATTGGACACCTTGCCCGGTATTGGCCCCGTTCTGGCAAAGGCGATCGTCGATGCTCGACAGGAAAAACCGTTCACCCAATTAGAAGATCTCCGCCGGGTGCGTGGAATTGGAGTGGCCCGGCTGGCCCAATTGAAAAACCACGTTTGTTTCGAATGA
- a CDS encoding 3-isopropylmalate dehydrogenase has translation MAKHRIAVIGGDGIGPEVIAEAIRVCDAVGKKLSIQFDWNYLPWGSDFYKQTGAILPKDGWDVLRQHDAIFFGAIGSPDVPDTVTVHHLLLPMRRKFDQYVNLRPAYLFDGVDSPLKNPGKIDFLVYRENTEGEYAPVGGKLYEGMAAETALQTAVFTRRGCDRIIRAAFEAAMKRKKVVTSITKSNALVYGMTLWDEVALAVAKDYPEVTLKSLLVDAAAMDFVRKPSTFDVVVASNLFGDILTDLSAMVTGSVGLASSANINPERTYPSMFEPVHGSAPDIAGKGIANPMAAVLSAALMLDHLQETTGAEMIRSAVKLVLSDKKVVPPDLGGSATTIDVGNALVAAIG, from the coding sequence ATGGCAAAACATCGTATTGCAGTCATTGGTGGGGACGGAATTGGACCAGAAGTCATTGCTGAAGCAATTCGCGTTTGCGATGCGGTGGGCAAAAAACTGTCGATCCAGTTCGATTGGAATTATCTGCCATGGGGTTCCGATTTTTACAAACAAACCGGCGCAATCCTGCCCAAAGACGGCTGGGACGTTTTGCGCCAGCACGATGCCATCTTTTTTGGTGCCATCGGCTCGCCAGATGTACCGGACACCGTAACGGTGCACCATCTGTTACTGCCAATGCGGCGGAAATTTGACCAATATGTGAATCTACGCCCCGCTTACCTCTTTGACGGCGTGGACAGCCCACTGAAGAACCCAGGAAAAATCGATTTTCTGGTTTACCGTGAAAACACTGAAGGTGAATACGCACCAGTAGGTGGGAAACTTTACGAAGGGATGGCAGCCGAAACCGCACTGCAGACAGCAGTTTTTACCCGACGTGGCTGCGACAGGATTATTAGGGCAGCTTTTGAAGCTGCGATGAAACGCAAAAAAGTGGTCACTTCGATCACAAAATCGAACGCACTGGTTTATGGCATGACTTTGTGGGACGAAGTGGCTCTCGCTGTCGCGAAAGATTATCCGGAAGTCACGCTGAAGAGCTTGTTGGTCGATGCAGCAGCAATGGATTTTGTGCGCAAGCCGTCCACCTTCGATGTTGTCGTGGCCAGCAACCTATTTGGTGACATTCTGACTGACTTGAGTGCCATGGTCACCGGCAGTGTGGGACTCGCCAGCAGTGCCAATATTAATCCGGAACGCACTTACCCGAGTATGTTTGAACCTGTCCATGGCAGTGCACCGGATATCGCAGGTAAAGGAATTGCCAATCCGATGGCTGCAGTACTTTCTGCGGCGCTAATGCTGGACCATCTGCAGGAAACCACTGGTGCGGAAATGATCCGAAGTGCCGTGAAATTGGTACTTAGCGACAAAAAAGTAGTCCCACCAGACCTGGGTGGCAGTGCGACCACCATCGATGTGGGCAACGCACTGGTGGCCGCAATTGGCTAA
- a CDS encoding TIM barrel protein, whose translation MGFKQTESHRFGKSSYHQIGLVRGQFGNVDFQQWVKFLADNGFDGWEEASWELDLRKCDTDSGAAEYAKSRYEIAKNHGLEIFTVAVHLQGQVLGDEPSAKTLNFLGAGTDARKAYKAWRDAGNNPPRTDPYYVPEEVGKLIHAEATKDLLACVRLAGHLSKLQNRKVALPGFVGSPAHCWSHWFLFPPLPTSMDGHPIPDVRDVSLELLVERFGPIWDLCKQYGITYDLECHPSERAMGDIESASDYINFMNKAGYEGTVGFNLDGSHMEWQNVSVIEFIREFHNYIHCAHVKGVWVAPEHCRAGRLGGHRPMGHWTNGWNFVTAGTRRDANSLEDIFIELNRVGFDGAVSIEWEDNDAEQHAGAVTALRNCHLADLPPSGMRHDDMLKG comes from the coding sequence ATGGGTTTTAAGCAAACAGAGTCGCACCGTTTTGGTAAGTCGTCCTACCACCAGATTGGCCTGGTACGTGGGCAGTTTGGCAATGTCGATTTTCAACAGTGGGTGAAATTCCTGGCCGACAATGGCTTCGATGGCTGGGAAGAAGCCAGTTGGGAACTGGATTTGCGAAAATGCGATACCGATAGCGGTGCGGCAGAGTACGCCAAATCTCGCTATGAAATTGCCAAAAATCACGGTCTGGAAATCTTCACCGTGGCGGTGCACCTGCAGGGACAGGTGCTGGGGGATGAGCCCAGCGCCAAAACGCTGAACTTTCTGGGTGCAGGCACCGATGCCCGCAAAGCATATAAAGCCTGGCGTGATGCAGGGAACAATCCCCCACGCACCGATCCGTATTACGTGCCAGAGGAAGTGGGCAAACTGATCCACGCAGAAGCAACCAAAGACCTGTTGGCGTGCGTCCGTCTTGCTGGCCACCTCAGCAAACTTCAGAATCGTAAAGTGGCATTACCGGGATTCGTGGGTTCACCTGCCCACTGCTGGAGCCACTGGTTTCTGTTCCCACCGTTGCCAACCTCGATGGATGGACATCCCATTCCAGATGTGCGAGATGTCAGCCTGGAATTGCTGGTCGAACGTTTTGGCCCCATCTGGGATCTGTGCAAGCAGTATGGAATCACCTACGACCTGGAATGCCACCCATCCGAACGAGCTATGGGGGATATTGAATCCGCCAGCGATTACATTAACTTCATGAACAAAGCGGGCTACGAAGGCACGGTAGGCTTCAACCTGGATGGTTCCCACATGGAATGGCAGAATGTTTCCGTAATTGAGTTCATTCGCGAATTCCACAATTACATCCATTGTGCCCACGTCAAAGGGGTGTGGGTGGCACCAGAACATTGCCGTGCGGGACGGTTAGGTGGGCACCGCCCCATGGGTCACTGGACAAATGGTTGGAACTTTGTCACCGCTGGAACCAGACGGGACGCCAACAGTCTGGAAGATATCTTTATCGAACTGAACCGTGTGGGCTTTGACGGTGCGGTCAGCATTGAATGGGAAGATAACGATGCTGAACAGCATGCCGGTGCAGTAACAGCGTTGCGAAACTGCCACCTGGCTGATTTGCCGCCAAGTGGCATGCGCCATGATGATATGTTGAAGGGTTAA
- a CDS encoding DJ-1/PfpI family protein, translated as MSAILLVIGDAAEILDTFYPLFRLQEEGYTVHVAGPDKRTYHLVQHDKHPDWDITIESAGYRLAADIAFRDAKLEDYAGLVISGGRAPEYLRYYPELLELTRGFFTTGKPIASVCHGIEIVAAAGILGGLTATTVAKCKLDVESFGGTYVDEPVVVSKNLVTARTWHDNPHWMREFIRLLKAQA; from the coding sequence ATGTCCGCTATTTTACTTGTCATTGGCGATGCTGCTGAGATTCTGGATACCTTTTATCCACTTTTTCGCTTGCAGGAAGAAGGCTACACCGTGCATGTGGCTGGTCCGGATAAACGCACCTACCACCTGGTTCAGCACGACAAGCACCCCGACTGGGACATTACCATCGAATCGGCTGGCTATCGGCTGGCTGCAGACATCGCCTTTCGGGATGCCAAATTAGAAGATTACGCAGGTCTGGTAATCAGTGGCGGCCGGGCACCAGAGTATCTGCGTTACTATCCAGAACTTCTGGAGCTGACGCGGGGCTTTTTTACCACTGGCAAACCAATTGCCAGTGTCTGCCATGGCATTGAAATTGTGGCAGCGGCTGGCATTCTGGGTGGGCTGACTGCAACCACCGTTGCCAAATGCAAACTTGATGTCGAATCGTTTGGTGGCACTTATGTCGATGAGCCGGTGGTCGTTTCCAAAAATCTGGTGACGGCCCGCACTTGGCACGATAACCCCCACTGGATGCGGGAATTTATTCGCCTGCTGAAGGCACAAGCCTGA
- a CDS encoding molybdenum cofactor guanylyltransferase → MFYTSALKWTQPGTEWLGNSLSPNFLGAIIFCGGASKRMGKPKAALPHPGGTLLQHIIQQVQRLTDDITMLGEPPEASVTNFSGRVIADVDPHVGPLVSLRNAYQNDQFSRECYLLLSCDLPFLHAEELFLLCTGFESTKDGAVPVVAGNWQPLAACYRTKSLRRALAELPVNEQRMMKLCDVMDLEPLLDEVYPQLWQLQNVNEPEEYIRFLKSVGWEQS, encoded by the coding sequence TTGTTTTACACATCTGCTCTAAAGTGGACACAACCGGGTACAGAGTGGCTGGGGAATTCACTTTCGCCTAACTTTTTAGGTGCCATCATCTTCTGTGGCGGTGCTTCAAAGCGGATGGGGAAGCCCAAAGCAGCGTTACCGCACCCAGGTGGGACGCTGTTGCAGCACATCATCCAGCAAGTGCAGCGTTTGACAGACGATATCACCATGTTGGGCGAACCACCCGAAGCTAGTGTTACGAATTTTTCTGGTCGTGTGATTGCTGACGTTGATCCTCATGTGGGTCCACTGGTAAGTTTACGCAATGCTTATCAAAATGATCAGTTTAGTAGGGAGTGCTACCTGTTGCTTTCCTGTGATTTGCCATTTCTACATGCAGAGGAATTGTTTCTACTCTGCACTGGATTCGAATCCACAAAAGATGGTGCAGTGCCAGTTGTTGCAGGAAACTGGCAGCCATTAGCTGCCTGTTATCGCACCAAGTCTCTGCGTCGCGCATTGGCTGAGTTGCCTGTTAATGAGCAGAGAATGATGAAGTTGTGCGATGTGATGGATCTCGAACCGCTGCTGGATGAAGTTTACCCACAATTATGGCAATTACAGAATGTGAATGAGCCAGAAGAATATATCCGTTTCCTCAAGTCTGTCGGTTGGGAGCAATCATGA
- a CDS encoding TIGR02996 domain-containing protein, whose amino-acid sequence MTLPEFELAAHLKAICSQPDQDTPRLIFSDWLQDIGDPHLVAWAEFIRLSIDAYHAPDRVIQNELSEKAAVYANQFGEEWIRILTANRDLNTSVIHEFERGFPKVLQGEPVEVLKFVAATQNQIPVSELRLEEPEPIPEFNRMPGSVFPQIKTIHTNLVTGDKFLWLFTECEWPSLRKLTVFDHNAITPLYTLASAPDELLDQLNSLSIRTDIGVIPIHQPWELCNELRMAELKTLTVISSYFYGLHFVDWLTYFNAPKLKSFHLVAGALDYQALCRDWYETSLKSLTKLSLNQIQIARIPPHEHESFRWPETIQSLNLNHTLLRESTVEFWLILLKLPLINRLELNSCMMGDAGLMALLDWPVLSQLKVLTLDENFLTDESAAALATCNMLDNLQVISLKHNNFTNYGARMLRKKFGIRLKLERQI is encoded by the coding sequence ATGACATTGCCTGAATTTGAATTAGCTGCCCACCTGAAGGCGATTTGCAGCCAGCCTGACCAGGATACCCCGCGATTGATTTTTTCCGACTGGCTGCAGGATATCGGCGATCCCCACCTGGTGGCGTGGGCAGAATTTATCCGACTGTCGATTGATGCCTACCATGCACCAGATAGGGTGATACAGAACGAACTCAGCGAAAAAGCTGCCGTTTATGCCAACCAGTTTGGTGAAGAGTGGATCAGAATCCTGACTGCAAATCGAGATCTGAATACTTCTGTGATTCATGAGTTCGAAAGAGGTTTTCCGAAAGTATTGCAGGGGGAACCTGTGGAAGTCCTCAAGTTTGTGGCAGCAACACAAAATCAAATACCAGTTTCTGAATTGCGTTTGGAAGAACCAGAACCGATTCCCGAGTTCAATCGAATGCCAGGATCGGTTTTCCCACAGATCAAGACGATCCACACTAATTTGGTAACCGGTGATAAGTTTCTCTGGCTGTTCACGGAATGCGAATGGCCGTCGTTGAGAAAATTAACAGTATTTGACCACAATGCAATTACACCACTCTATACCCTTGCATCTGCACCAGATGAACTGTTAGATCAACTGAATTCGCTGTCAATTCGCACGGATATTGGTGTGATTCCTATCCACCAGCCTTGGGAATTATGCAATGAATTGAGGATGGCAGAATTAAAAACCCTCACTGTCATCAGCAGTTATTTTTATGGCTTGCACTTCGTCGATTGGCTAACGTATTTCAATGCACCAAAATTAAAAAGTTTTCATCTGGTGGCAGGGGCATTAGATTATCAGGCTCTCTGTCGGGACTGGTATGAAACCAGTCTGAAATCATTAACGAAACTTTCATTAAATCAGATACAAATTGCACGGATTCCTCCACACGAACATGAATCTTTTCGCTGGCCAGAAACGATTCAAAGCCTGAATCTCAACCACACGCTCTTACGAGAATCAACAGTCGAATTTTGGCTGATCCTGTTGAAATTACCTCTGATAAATCGGTTGGAGCTGAACAGTTGCATGATGGGTGATGCTGGTTTGATGGCTTTACTGGATTGGCCAGTTCTTTCCCAACTGAAAGTGCTGACGCTCGATGAGAATTTTCTCACAGACGAGTCTGCTGCAGCACTGGCAACTTGTAACATGCTGGACAATTTGCAGGTAATTTCCCTGAAACATAATAACTTCACAAACTACGGTGCGAGAATGTTACGAAAGAAATTCGGAATTCGGCTTAAGTTGGAAAGGCAAATTTAG
- a CDS encoding Gfo/Idh/MocA family oxidoreductase produces the protein MAETDGSVDRRRFLEQTATAGSAMVLAAESYARVVGANNQIRVGFLGCGGRAQAHINAVLKLKKLGLSPVAVCDVWDGLEDTYYQESPPGQRTRRNFAQGLYPSARKCGLNPKDTAKVTKEYRRIVDRKDVDLVVIATPDHWHARMALDAMAAGKDMLIERPMARTATEAFQIVDAAHLYQRIVAVGVQSMADPGWEIARNWISQHAIGPMVHLQTGMFHNDIRGEWRYYRIAKEMTSKTVDWQRFLGPTVEGNSEKNLPFNRATFAQWRCNRQFSGGPLTEWLVPKITPLLSLGKLTVPRRVMTSGGLFWQHDGRTVPDLVTVCADFEEGYQLQFTATTISSYPTEEVVRGRLGTVKFTKGNVQLFEDNPLRGNKLPNRLEQPISPTRSQMYQPNDNDSLSMWENFIDCIRSRNSATLCPPELGAVAVTIAHMAERSYRTGMPVFWDSEHRQLAGGDNSWAERWDIASKQHQRGAGLMPPDYQSLAED, from the coding sequence ATGGCGGAAACAGATGGTTCGGTAGATCGACGACGTTTTCTGGAGCAAACAGCGACTGCTGGTTCGGCGATGGTGCTTGCTGCGGAAAGTTACGCACGGGTCGTGGGTGCCAATAACCAGATCCGCGTGGGCTTTCTGGGCTGCGGTGGCCGAGCACAAGCACATATCAATGCTGTCCTGAAACTGAAAAAACTCGGACTATCGCCGGTTGCTGTATGTGATGTCTGGGACGGCCTGGAAGACACGTATTATCAGGAAAGTCCCCCTGGCCAGCGAACCCGCAGAAATTTCGCCCAGGGATTGTACCCATCTGCACGTAAGTGCGGGTTGAATCCCAAAGATACAGCGAAAGTCACCAAAGAATATCGACGAATCGTAGACCGGAAAGATGTCGACCTGGTGGTCATTGCCACACCAGACCACTGGCACGCACGGATGGCGTTGGATGCGATGGCTGCGGGAAAAGATATGCTCATCGAACGGCCTATGGCACGCACGGCGACCGAAGCGTTCCAGATCGTGGATGCGGCACATCTTTATCAACGAATCGTTGCTGTGGGAGTACAGTCGATGGCGGACCCGGGATGGGAAATCGCCCGCAACTGGATCAGCCAGCATGCCATCGGACCGATGGTTCACCTGCAAACAGGAATGTTCCACAACGATATCCGTGGGGAATGGCGATACTATCGGATTGCCAAAGAAATGACATCAAAAACTGTCGACTGGCAGCGATTTCTGGGTCCCACCGTTGAAGGGAATAGCGAAAAAAACCTTCCCTTTAATCGGGCTACATTTGCACAATGGCGATGTAACCGGCAATTTTCTGGTGGACCGCTCACCGAATGGCTGGTTCCCAAAATCACCCCACTCCTTAGCCTCGGGAAACTGACAGTGCCAAGACGGGTCATGACAAGTGGGGGACTATTCTGGCAGCACGATGGCCGCACCGTGCCGGATCTCGTGACGGTATGTGCGGATTTTGAAGAAGGCTATCAGTTACAGTTTACCGCAACCACAATCAGCAGTTATCCCACTGAAGAAGTGGTACGTGGGCGACTGGGCACAGTCAAATTTACCAAAGGAAATGTGCAGCTTTTTGAAGATAACCCCTTACGGGGCAATAAGTTACCGAATCGGCTGGAACAGCCAATCTCTCCCACTCGCAGTCAGATGTATCAGCCGAATGACAACGACTCCCTTTCGATGTGGGAAAACTTCATAGATTGTATTCGAAGTCGCAATAGTGCCACGCTTTGCCCACCGGAACTGGGTGCAGTAGCCGTGACGATTGCCCACATGGCAGAGCGAAGTTATCGCACCGGAATGCCTGTATTCTGGGATTCAGAGCACCGCCAACTCGCAGGTGGGGACAATTCCTGGGCAGAACGTTGGGATATTGCCAGCAAACAGCACCAACGTGGGGCAGGATTAATGCCACCCGATTATCAGTCGCTGGCAGAAGATTAA
- a CDS encoding nucleotidyltransferase domain-containing protein, which yields MGTVQRLAEMGIAHPPKFVPLNIHYETMMGSVAYGVSADTSDTDIYGFCIPPKDEIFPHLRGEIIGFGHQKSRFTQYSEHHLHDPGAMGGKGRQYDLTIYNIVDFFQLVMKNNPNMVDSLFTDDTCVLHITRIGQMVRDARKLFLHRGCWHTFKGYAYQQLKKMAGHDRTGKRKEMVEKYGYDLKFAYHVVRLLNEVEQILLEGDLDLQRNNEQLKSIRRGEWTEPEIRNYFAKKELELESIYLNSTIPLLPDESRIKQLLLDCLEEHYGSLEKCIINPDEAVVALREVSETIEKYRHLLH from the coding sequence ATGGGTACAGTTCAACGATTGGCAGAAATGGGGATTGCCCACCCGCCGAAGTTCGTTCCGTTAAACATTCATTACGAAACGATGATGGGTTCAGTCGCGTACGGAGTTTCTGCAGATACAAGCGATACCGATATTTACGGCTTCTGCATCCCACCAAAAGACGAAATTTTCCCCCACCTGCGGGGCGAAATTATCGGGTTTGGGCATCAAAAATCGCGTTTCACCCAATATTCCGAGCACCATCTGCACGATCCAGGTGCGATGGGAGGGAAGGGCAGGCAGTATGACCTGACCATCTACAACATTGTTGATTTTTTCCAGTTGGTGATGAAAAACAACCCCAACATGGTGGATAGCCTGTTTACGGATGATACCTGTGTGCTGCACATTACCCGGATTGGCCAGATGGTGCGAGACGCACGGAAGTTGTTTCTGCACCGTGGCTGCTGGCATACCTTCAAAGGCTATGCTTATCAGCAACTGAAGAAAATGGCAGGACATGATCGCACCGGCAAACGGAAGGAAATGGTGGAAAAATATGGTTATGATCTCAAATTTGCTTACCACGTGGTGCGGTTGCTGAATGAAGTAGAGCAGATTCTGCTCGAAGGTGACTTGGATCTGCAACGCAATAATGAGCAGTTAAAATCGATCCGCCGCGGAGAATGGACCGAACCGGAAATCCGTAACTACTTTGCCAAAAAGGAGTTAGAGCTGGAATCGATCTATTTGAACAGCACCATCCCCCTGCTACCTGATGAGAGCCGCATTAAGCAATTGCTGCTGGATTGCCTCGAAGAACATTACGGCAGCCTGGAAAAGTGTATCATCAATCCGGATGAAGCAGTCGTGGCACTTCGGGAAGTTTCGGAAACAATAGAAAAATATCGGCACTTGCTCCATTGA
- a CDS encoding zinc-binding alcohol dehydrogenase, which yields MIEARQAVLVEPYKVEIRTVSLPDPQPNQVLIECEASAISAGTELAVYTGSHQWLKDPKMTDWKFPFRPGYSAAGTIVAMGSNISGWKVGDRVSYPGNHASHELMTVGHERGRWWNMPAHLPASKAAFACISRYGFGGVLRAGITLGRSVAVMGQGIIGQFALRSALAAGCYPVIGIDSIAMRRDAAMQAGATATIDPTTQNVLEVIQSYTKMRGAEIIVDATGIPDAIPKAMALACDAGQVVVVGSPRGKAAEVNFYDDLHRRYIEVLGAHGNMLFEPFHHRLSGAWDINKAQTWLLAALASNRLSLEGLVRHTITPEQIGEAYDGLLNNKDEYLGVLVQWK from the coding sequence ATGATTGAAGCACGACAGGCGGTGTTGGTAGAACCGTACAAAGTTGAAATCAGAACAGTATCTCTTCCAGACCCCCAACCGAATCAGGTGCTGATCGAGTGTGAAGCCAGTGCCATCAGTGCGGGTACCGAATTAGCGGTATACACCGGTTCCCACCAATGGCTGAAAGACCCCAAAATGACCGATTGGAAGTTCCCTTTTCGGCCAGGCTACAGTGCGGCAGGCACCATCGTGGCGATGGGCAGCAATATTTCCGGGTGGAAAGTGGGCGACCGTGTCAGTTATCCGGGTAATCACGCCAGCCACGAATTAATGACAGTGGGGCACGAACGTGGTCGTTGGTGGAACATGCCAGCTCATCTTCCAGCAAGTAAAGCCGCTTTCGCCTGCATCTCCCGCTATGGATTTGGCGGGGTTCTGCGTGCGGGCATTACATTAGGTAGATCGGTTGCCGTGATGGGGCAGGGTATTATTGGCCAGTTCGCTCTCAGAAGTGCTCTTGCTGCGGGGTGTTACCCGGTGATCGGCATCGATAGCATTGCCATGCGTCGTGATGCGGCAATGCAGGCAGGTGCTACAGCAACGATCGACCCCACCACCCAAAATGTTCTTGAAGTAATACAAAGTTATACAAAAATGCGTGGGGCAGAGATTATCGTCGATGCCACAGGTATTCCAGATGCGATTCCGAAGGCGATGGCACTGGCGTGTGATGCTGGACAGGTGGTGGTGGTAGGCAGCCCACGGGGCAAGGCCGCCGAAGTCAACTTTTACGACGATCTCCATCGACGCTACATCGAAGTGCTTGGTGCACACGGAAATATGCTTTTCGAACCGTTCCACCACCGGCTTTCCGGTGCGTGGGACATCAATAAAGCGCAAACTTGGTTGCTGGCAGCACTTGCGTCGAATCGGCTCTCTTTGGAGGGCCTGGTGCGTCACACCATCACCCCAGAGCAGATTGGCGAAGCCTACGACGGTCTGCTGAACAACAAAGATGAATATCTGGGCGTGCTCGTTCAATGGAAATAA